ACATAAGCGCCGATGGAAATGAGGTCCTCCACGTTCTGGTAGGCGGCCAAAACCTCGCGAAACCGCTGGGCCATACGGGTGTGTTCGCCGGATACAGTGGCGCGCATGACGCGGCTGACCGATGCCAGCACGTCCACTGCCGGATAATGCCCCTGATTGGCCAGCTTGCGGGAAAGGACGATGTGTCCGTCCACAATGGATCGCACGGCGTCGCCCACGGGGTCGTTCATGTCGTCCCCCTCCACCAAAACCGTGTAAATGCCCGTGATGCTGCCCTTGCCCTGCACGCTGCCGGCGCGCTCCAGCAACTTGGGCAGTTTGACGAAAAAGGAAGGCGTGTAGCCCTTCACCGTGGGAGGCTCTCCCGCGGCCAGGCCCACGTCCCGGGAGGACATGGCGAAGCGGGTGACGGAGTCCATCATAAGGATGACGTTTTTGCCCTGATCCCGAAAATACTCGGCCAGGGTGGTGGCCAGGTAAGCCCCGCGCATGCGCACGAGGGGGGAGGTGTCGGAGGTGGCGGCCACCACAATGGATCGGCCCATGCCGTCCGGCCCCAGGATTTCGTCCACAAAATCCTTTACCTCCCTGCCCCGCTCTCCAATCAGGGCCACGATGCACACGTCCGAAGCCATGTGGCGGCTGATCATGCCCATGAGCACGCTTTTTCCCACGCCGGAGCCGGCCATGATGGCCACCCGCTGTCCCTGCCCCACGGTGATGAATGAGTTGATCACCCGGACGCCCACGTCGGAGACCTGATTGACGGACCTGCGATGCAGGGCGTTTACCACGTCTGCATATAGGGGATACATGTCCGTGGCGGCTATGGGGCCTTTATCGTCCATGGGCTGGCCCAGGCCGTCGATGACCCTGCCGAGATACGCGTCGCCCACGGGCGCCAGGGGCTGCTGCTGGCGAGGCACAATGCGGCACCCTAGCTGGATGCCCTGCATCTCGCCGTAAGGCATGAGGAGCATGCGTTTTTCCTTGAATCCCACCACTTCGGCCGGAATGCGCCTGCCTTGGGTGGTCACAAGGTCGCATACGGCGCCCACGCTCATCTGAGGGCCGTAGCCCTCCACGATCAAGCCCACCACCTGATCCACCTTGCCTTCCGGCAACACGGGCTGGGAGATTTGAATCGCTTCCTGATATGCTGAAAAATCCATGAAGACGCGCCTTATCGCCTGGAGTAGTAAATGTCCATAATAGCCTGGGAGACCTTGTCCAGGCGGGACTCGATGCTGGCGTCCACCTCTCCGAAATCGGAGCTGACAATGCAGCCGCCTTTTTCCACGGAGGAGTCGGGCACGATGTTGATGGAGCGAAGGGATGCGACCTTTTCAAAAAATTCCGGCCTCATTTCATCTAGGAACTCAAAATCCGAAGGGTCTACGCGAACGGTCACCTCCTGCCAGTCCGAGACCACGGAGAGGGCTTCCATGACTGCATTTTTGACGGTTTCAGGCTCCAGGTCCACCTGAGCCTTGATCACCTTGGCTGCAATGGCCGACACCAGGGATAGAATTTCCTTTTCGTGTTTTTGGACGAATGTTTCGTGATAGGAATCCAGGTCCCGGGAAATCTGTTCAATGCGGTCCAGGATTTTTTCCAGCTTCATGGACCCTATTTCCTGCCCGTCCTTCTCCCCTTGCTTAAAGCCCTGCTCATAGGCTTCCCGCTCTACTTCCTCGGCATGCTTGCGGGCTTCCTCCAGGATTTCCTGGGCTTGTTGATGGAATTGCTCCAGATCAGGCTCAGCCTGTTCTTCGCGCCCCTCATCCTCAGGCATGGCATGCCGGGGAGGCTTGGCAGGCTTGGGGGGCTCGGGTCTGGCCAGTTCATTCAACAAAAAAGGCTGATATTGCATACTTTTCTCTTGTTTCGGATTATCCATATCAGACCAGGACATCCTCGGAGCCGCGGGCTATAACCACCTTGCCCTCGGCCTCCAACTGCCGTGCAATGCGAATGACGCCCTGTTGGGCGGCTTCCACTTCGGCCAGACGCGTGGGGCCCATGACTTCCATGTCTTCCCGCAGCATTTCCGCAGCGCGTTGGGAAAGGTTTCCGAAAACCTTGTCCTTCATGGCCTCGGAGGCGGATTTGAGGGCCACAACCAATTCGCTGGTGTCCACCTGCTTGAGGATCTCGCGCATGCCCTTGTCGTCCACCTTGAGCAAATCTTCGAACACGAACATGAGCTGGCGGACCTTCTCCGCAATCTCGGTGCGCTCTTCTTCCATGGTGGTCATGACGGTTTCTTCCGTAGCCTTATCCACCTCGTTGAGGATATTGGCCAGGGCTTCGGCGCCGCCGATCTCCCTGCCGCCGGAATCGGAAATGGTGAGAACCTCCTTTTGCAGGGAGGAATCCACCTCGTGGATAATTTCTATGGGAACCTGATTGATGTCGGCAACGCGCATGGCGATGTCGGCCTGCACTTCCTTGGGCATGCCGGCAAGTACGGAAGCGGCCTGGCCGGGCTTCATATGGGCCAGGACCAGCGCCACCGTCTGGGGATGCTCGCCGGAAAGAATGCGGATGAGGGCCTGGGGATCGATTTTTTCAATATAAGCAAAGGGCTCTTCCCTTTCCTCGGCGTCCAGATCCTGAAAAATCTCTTTGATCGTGAGTTCGTCAAAGGTGGAATGCACCACCTTTTTCACGAACTGGTCGCCCTGAATCATCAACTCGTCCTTGCGCTCGACTTTATCCACGAATTCCTCGTAGACCTTGGTCAGCACGCTGGAGGGAACGAACTGGATTTCCCGCATGTAGTTGGCGATTCGATTGACTTCCTTGGGGGCCATGTTTTTCATAACCTTGGAGGCGTAGTCCTCGCCCATGGCCAGAAGAAAAATAGCCGCTTTTTCAGGACCTGTCAGTTTTTCAGGATCTAATGTCTTGCCGCTCATTGCTCCACCTCTCCCAACCAGCCTCTAACAAGCTGCTCCGCTTTTTCAAACTCGTCGAGCGCAAGCTGCCTGGCCCGCAACGAAATGTCAATTTCCTCCGGGGCCTCGGGCAGGAGAGCCATTTCTTGATGCTCCAGGGCCTGAGTTTCTTCCTTTTCAGGTTCGGGCGGCTTGACGCTTTTGAGGATGGGCCGCACCACAAACACGAAGGTAAGGAGCATAAGCAGGGTCAGCAAGGCCCACTTGCCGTACATGTTCAGGTATTTTGTTATGGCGCTGGGAGCTTCGGCTGCGGCCATGTCCGCCCCTGGCAAGGATGTAAACTGGAAGGAAGAGACCGTCACCTGATCTTCCCGGTCTTCGGAATAGCCCATGGCGTTCTTGACAATGCCTTCAAACTGCTTGAGTTCTTCGGCGGTTCTGGGAACGAACTGGGCGGTGCTGACTCCGTCCTGATTTTCAACGGTTTTGTATGTGCCGTCCAGGACGGCGGCGACGGACAATCGGGTGATTGTGGGCAGCACTTTGGTGACGCGCCTCTGAACCCGGTTGATTTCGTTGTTGGTGACTTCATCCTGCTTTTGGGTGCGAGACTGCCCCAAGGCGGCCCCGCTGGCCATTCCAGGCTGGTTATTCATGGTATTGACCGTGGCCCCGCCGGGAGTTTCCTTAACTGTGTCCTCCGTGCGCTTTTGCTGGCTGCGGACAACCACGGAATCGGGATCGTAGGTCTCTTCCGAATATTCCTCCTGGTCGAAATCCATTTCAGCGCGAACGCGCACAATGGCTTTGCCCGGGCCGACTATCTGCTCCAGCATGGATTGGACGTGCTTGGCAAGACGGTCTTCGGTCTGCTGCTGCATTTCCAGACGATTGTTAGCCGCCAGAGCGGCGTCGTCCCCTTCGCCGGCGCCCTTGAACCAGACCTTGCCGGTGGTGTCGACCACGGTTACCTGCTCGGTTCCCAGGCCCTCCACTGCATTGGCCACCAGATTGACTATGCCGCTGACCTGTCCGGAGGATAAGGGACGGACGAGATCCAGCAGAACGGAAGCCGTGGCCGGGGATGTGGTTTCCACAAACACCGTATCCTTGGCGGGAACGATGAGCACCTTGGCGGAGCGGACTTCGTTGAACTGCCCGATCGTCCGGGACAACTCGCCTTGCAGGGCGCGTTGGTAATTCAGCTTCTGAACGAATTCGGTGGTGGAAAAGCTGGACTCGTCAAAAATTTCAAAGCCCACGCTTCCGCCTTTGGGAAGCCCCTCGGCAGCCAGGGAAAGACGCAATTCATACACCTGCTCTCCGGGAACCAAGACTGCGGTTCCGCCCTGAGCGAGCTGATAGGGGATCCTCTGCTCCTGGAGCTTGGACACGATTTTCCCCGCATCCTCCTGGCTCAACTGGGAAAACAAGACCTGGTACTCGGGGGTTCCGGCCCAGAAAAACATGGCCGCAAAAGCTGCGACCAAACCGGCCAGGACCACCACCAGGGCGATTCTGCGCCCCGGAGTCATGGACTGGAATATTTGCGCTATCCGCTGAAGAAGATCGTTCATTTAAACCGTGCTTATCCGTAAGAGAGATTAAAAGGGCATGCGCATGATTTCGCGATAGGCGTCTAATGCTTTATTACGCACCTGCAGGAGAAAACGTATGTTGATGTCCGCTTCCTGCAGGGCGATCATGGCTTCGTGAATGCCGGTCTTGCCGTCCAGGTTTTGGACCACCGTATCGTCGGCCTTGATCTGGGATTCGTTCACGGAATCGACCATCTTTTTCAAAACAGACCCGAACGAACCGTCCTCTCCGGCCGCCGCTTTTTTTACTTCCTGGGCGATTACGCTTTGGCCCCCTACTCCGGTTACTCCGTTCATAACTTGCTCCTATGCTTGTCCGGCCCGTTGCAGGCCGAAAATTTCATATTTTACTTGCCGATTTCCAGGGCTTTGAGAGCCATGGAACGGGCCGTGCTCAACGCCGCGGCATTGGAGTCGTACACCCTTTTGGCCATGAGCATGTTGGCCATTTCGGTGACCACATTGACGTTGGGCAACTGAAGGTTGCCGTTTTCGTCCGCATCGGGATGCTCGGGCCGGTACACCATGGGAAAGGGGCTTTGATCGGCGACAATATCCACCAGCTTGACCCCTTCCACCACCTGCTCCCCTACGGACAGATTTTCATGCTCCTTGACCGGGGCCGGGGACACAACAAGGAACTTACGCTGATACGGCTGCCCGTTGGCGGTGCGCGTGGTGTTTGCGTTGGCCAGGTTTTCGGAAACCACGTTCATTTGAGCCCGGCTGACGGACAATGCGCTGGCGCTGGCGTGCATGGCGTTTAACAGGTCCATTATTTGCCTCCCTCATTGATGGCGTATTTGATCAATGCGAATTTTCTTAACAGGGATTCCACGCTGGAGCGGTACATCAGGTTGTTTTCCGCCAGATTGGCCATTTCCTGGTCGATATCCACTCCGGCGTTCGCAGCGGTCGTGATTTCCGGGCTGCTTCCCTCCATCACATTGTAGTGTTTGGAATGGGTCCGGGAGAGATCCTTAGATCCGCCTTGCATGGCTTTTTGCAGGCTTTCCCGGAAGTCGAGATCCTTGGCGTGATAATCCGGCGTCTCGATATTGGCCAGGTTGCCCGAAATCAATCCCTGGCGCTTTCTGGAGATGTCCAGGCTGCGAACCAGGTCCTGAATGGTTTTCCCTATGATTCTTGCATCCGGCATGATTTTCCCCTTTTTGCGTTGCAATCCTTAGTTATTCCTGGATAAAGCAAATTCCATGCCTGTTTTAGCGGGTTAACGCCGCGCTTCAAGATTTTTAGACTAAACGCACAAAATTTTAGTTGAAAACAGGCTTTAAGCCTTGGCTTGGTATTCGTTGAGCTTGTTGCGGAGGGTGCGCACGCTAATGCCCAGGATTTGCGCGGCATGGGTCCTGTTGCCTTCGGTCTGGTCAAGAGCCTGATAGATCATCTGCTCCTCCATTTCGCGCAAGGTGGTGGAAACGCTGGGTATAGAGTCCTGCCCGGGCAGGGCTTTGGGGGGCGGAGGCTCCATAAAAAGGTCGTTGTGATCGATTTGATCGCCTTTACAAAGGAGCACAGCGCGTTCGATGGTGTTTTCCAATTCCCGGACGTTGCCGGGCCAGTCAAGATTCAGGAGAGTGTTTTGGGCGTTTTTCGTCAAACCTTTGACGTTCTTCCCGTCCCGGGCGTTATACTTCCTGATAAAGTGCTCGGCCAGCAGGATCACATCGCTGGACCGCTCCCGCAAAGGGGGCAGTTTGAGGGGAATGACCGCCAGCCGATAGTAAAGGTCCGAACGGAATTTGCCGTCGGCGATGGCTTGTTCCACGTCCCGGTTGGTGGTGGCGACCACCCGCACGTCCACGTTGACGGGCGCAGTCCCCCCTACCCGGTCCACTTCGGATTCCTGAAGCACGCGCAGGAGTTTGGCCTGAAGGCCGATGTCCATTTCCGTGATTTCGTCCAGCAGCAGCGTGCCGCCGCTGGCCAGTTCGAACTTGCCGATTTTGCGGTTGATGGCGCCCGTGAAAGCGCCCTTTTCGTGCCCGAAGAGTTCGCTTTCCAGAAGGGTTTCCGGCAAGGCGGCCACGTTAACGGCCACAAAGTTTTTGTCCTTGCGGGAACTGCTGTAATGAATTTGTCTGGCGAAAAGCTCCTTGCCTGTTCCGGACTCGCCGGAAATGAGCACCGCGGCCTTGCTGTCGGCCACGGAGTCCACGACCTCCAGGCAGCGCTTCATGCGGTCATCCTGGGTGATGATTTTGACCGGAGACTTGCCTGCGGCCTTGGGGGTTCCGTTGGATTTGGAAACGCCCAGAGCGCGGCCCACCACCGCCCCCAGAATCTGAGCGCTAACCGGCTTAAGCAGAAAATCCCGGGCGCCGGATTTCATGGCCTCCACAGCCTGATCCACGCTGGCGTTGGATGAAACGAGGATTACGGGGATTTTGCCGTCCATTTTGCGGACGATGTCGGCTCCGCTCAGGCCGGGCGCCTGATCATTGGCGATAATCAGGTTGTACTCATTGCTTTTCAGCCTTTCCAGGGCCAGAGCGCCGTCGCCCACCGCCTGGATGTCGTATCCCCGGTTTTCCAGAAAATCAGACCAGGCCAGCCTGTCCTGATATTCATGTTCCACCAATAGTATGCTGTCTTTTTCCATGTTTCTTTCGCCGCCTGGGATGCGCTCGTCTATGAAAGGCGGCCCATTTTGACTCGCCCAAAATCTTTTGAAAAAAATAGATCAGCCGGTCTTATCCCAGGCCCCTTTCACCTGAACCTGCTCCAGTTTGGCTTTGGCCGCCTTAGCCCAGACATTTTCGCCGGACTGGACCAAAGACTCCAGTATTTCCGTCGCCCTGGCCGCCTCGCCTAAAGAGGCGTAACAACGGGCCAGCTTGAATTCCAAAGCAGGATAGGAGTTGGGGCCTCCGGACAGTTCCAAGGCCTGTTCAAAATGCTCTACGGCCTTGCTTGTCAGCTCCATTTCCTCGTATAAGTCGCCGATGCCTTCCTGAATATCCACGGCCGCCTGGGTGTTGGGGGGATCGCTTTTCATTACAAGATCCACGGCCTTGTTGAAGGCTTCTACGGCGTCTTGATATTCGCCTTTATTTTTCAACAATTTGGCATATTGAAACATAAGGTTAAAATCATCGCTGTATTGAGTCCCGGGGCGCAGGCAGACGCGAAGAGCCTGAATGGCGGGATCGGTCTCCCCGCGTTCCAGATAAATATCCGCCAACTGATGATAGGCTTCCACAAACCGGGGTTCGCCCGGATATTGCAGGACAAAGGTTTCAAAAAGCCTGCGGGCGTTTTCGATTTCTCCGACCTTTTTGTTGCAATCCGCCATGATGAACATGATATCGGCGGGCTTGGGATCGTCATAAAACCGGGAGACCTTTTCCAGTTGGGTCAAGGCCCAGGAGCACATTCCCGTCTCCCTGTACGCGTTGGCTACGATGAACATAAGCTGGGGCATTTCTTCAAAGGGAACCACGTCCCGAACCTTGTCATAGTATTCCACAATATGGGCGAAATCTTTTTCCCTGTGATCCCTTGTAAAAATTGCCTCCAAAGAGGCCAGAAGAGCCTCCCGCACGTCGTCATGGAGCTTGGTGAATGGATGGCGGGCAAGCAGGCCCAACAGAATGGAAACCGAGTCCTCGTATCTTTTTTCATCATGGGCCAGGCGGGCCAATTTGATCATGGACACCTGAGCCAGGGGATG
The sequence above is drawn from the Desulfatibacillum aliphaticivorans DSM 15576 genome and encodes:
- the fliG gene encoding flagellar motor switch protein FliG; the encoded protein is MSGKTLDPEKLTGPEKAAIFLLAMGEDYASKVMKNMAPKEVNRIANYMREIQFVPSSVLTKVYEEFVDKVERKDELMIQGDQFVKKVVHSTFDELTIKEIFQDLDAEEREEPFAYIEKIDPQALIRILSGEHPQTVALVLAHMKPGQAASVLAGMPKEVQADIAMRVADINQVPIEIIHEVDSSLQKEVLTISDSGGREIGGAEALANILNEVDKATEETVMTTMEEERTEIAEKVRQLMFVFEDLLKVDDKGMREILKQVDTSELVVALKSASEAMKDKVFGNLSQRAAEMLREDMEVMGPTRLAEVEAAQQGVIRIARQLEAEGKVVIARGSEDVLV
- a CDS encoding FliI/YscN family ATPase, coding for MDFSAYQEAIQISQPVLPEGKVDQVVGLIVEGYGPQMSVGAVCDLVTTQGRRIPAEVVGFKEKRMLLMPYGEMQGIQLGCRIVPRQQQPLAPVGDAYLGRVIDGLGQPMDDKGPIAATDMYPLYADVVNALHRRSVNQVSDVGVRVINSFITVGQGQRVAIMAGSGVGKSVLMGMISRHMASDVCIVALIGERGREVKDFVDEILGPDGMGRSIVVAATSDTSPLVRMRGAYLATTLAEYFRDQGKNVILMMDSVTRFAMSSRDVGLAAGEPPTVKGYTPSFFVKLPKLLERAGSVQGKGSITGIYTVLVEGDDMNDPVGDAVRSIVDGHIVLSRKLANQGHYPAVDVLASVSRVMRATVSGEHTRMAQRFREVLAAYQNVEDLISIGAYVDGSDPDVDYAKSMIGKMKQFLRQDMMEGVSYEECVQQLTALFGTVEKAAKK
- the fliE gene encoding flagellar hook-basal body complex protein FliE, which translates into the protein MNGVTGVGGQSVIAQEVKKAAAGEDGSFGSVLKKMVDSVNESQIKADDTVVQNLDGKTGIHEAMIALQEADINIRFLLQVRNKALDAYREIMRMPF
- the fliF gene encoding flagellar basal-body MS-ring/collar protein FliF, whose product is MNDLLQRIAQIFQSMTPGRRIALVVVLAGLVAAFAAMFFWAGTPEYQVLFSQLSQEDAGKIVSKLQEQRIPYQLAQGGTAVLVPGEQVYELRLSLAAEGLPKGGSVGFEIFDESSFSTTEFVQKLNYQRALQGELSRTIGQFNEVRSAKVLIVPAKDTVFVETTSPATASVLLDLVRPLSSGQVSGIVNLVANAVEGLGTEQVTVVDTTGKVWFKGAGEGDDAALAANNRLEMQQQTEDRLAKHVQSMLEQIVGPGKAIVRVRAEMDFDQEEYSEETYDPDSVVVRSQQKRTEDTVKETPGGATVNTMNNQPGMASGAALGQSRTQKQDEVTNNEINRVQRRVTKVLPTITRLSVAAVLDGTYKTVENQDGVSTAQFVPRTAEELKQFEGIVKNAMGYSEDREDQVTVSSFQFTSLPGADMAAAEAPSAITKYLNMYGKWALLTLLMLLTFVFVVRPILKSVKPPEPEKEETQALEHQEMALLPEAPEEIDISLRARQLALDEFEKAEQLVRGWLGEVEQ
- a CDS encoding FliH/SctL family protein, producing the protein MQYQPFLLNELARPEPPKPAKPPRHAMPEDEGREEQAEPDLEQFHQQAQEILEEARKHAEEVEREAYEQGFKQGEKDGQEIGSMKLEKILDRIEQISRDLDSYHETFVQKHEKEILSLVSAIAAKVIKAQVDLEPETVKNAVMEALSVVSDWQEVTVRVDPSDFEFLDEMRPEFFEKVASLRSINIVPDSSVEKGGCIVSSDFGEVDASIESRLDKVSQAIMDIYYSRR
- the flgC gene encoding flagellar basal body rod protein FlgC, with product MDLLNAMHASASALSVSRAQMNVVSENLANANTTRTANGQPYQRKFLVVSPAPVKEHENLSVGEQVVEGVKLVDIVADQSPFPMVYRPEHPDADENGNLQLPNVNVVTEMANMLMAKRVYDSNAAALSTARSMALKALEIGK
- a CDS encoding sigma-54-dependent transcriptional regulator, giving the protein MEKDSILLVEHEYQDRLAWSDFLENRGYDIQAVGDGALALERLKSNEYNLIIANDQAPGLSGADIVRKMDGKIPVILVSSNASVDQAVEAMKSGARDFLLKPVSAQILGAVVGRALGVSKSNGTPKAAGKSPVKIITQDDRMKRCLEVVDSVADSKAAVLISGESGTGKELFARQIHYSSSRKDKNFVAVNVAALPETLLESELFGHEKGAFTGAINRKIGKFELASGGTLLLDEITEMDIGLQAKLLRVLQESEVDRVGGTAPVNVDVRVVATTNRDVEQAIADGKFRSDLYYRLAVIPLKLPPLRERSSDVILLAEHFIRKYNARDGKNVKGLTKNAQNTLLNLDWPGNVRELENTIERAVLLCKGDQIDHNDLFMEPPPPKALPGQDSIPSVSTTLREMEEQMIYQALDQTEGNRTHAAQILGISVRTLRNKLNEYQAKA
- the flgB gene encoding flagellar basal body rod protein FlgB, which produces MPDARIIGKTIQDLVRSLDISRKRQGLISGNLANIETPDYHAKDLDFRESLQKAMQGGSKDLSRTHSKHYNVMEGSSPEITTAANAGVDIDQEMANLAENNLMYRSSVESLLRKFALIKYAINEGGK